One window of the Branchiostoma lanceolatum isolate klBraLanc5 chromosome 3, klBraLanc5.hap2, whole genome shotgun sequence genome contains the following:
- the LOC136431277 gene encoding uncharacterized protein produces MWGHGHGHGHGHGHGAAREANRAHREEMKAERQEHRMHNKAAHAAAHGNFVKAAMFEVAAAGAHNRAENAHHREVHAAHAAMHHGPHGHHHHHGPAACPPPRAPAVHVHHTYVNPTPPVSYPTGTAAPPPAYPGTAPGQCPREIV; encoded by the exons ATGTGGGGCCACGGTCACGGTCATGGTCACGGGCATGGGCACGGCGCAGCCAGGGAGGCCAACAGGGCTCACAGG GAAGAGATGAAGGCAGAACGCCAGGAGCACAGAATGCACAACAAGGCTGCGCACGCGGCCGCGCACGGCAACTTTGTCAAGGCGGCCATGTTTGAG GTGGCGGCTGCCGGAGCGCATAACCGTGCGGAGAACGCGCACCACCGCGAGGTGCACGCTGCGCACGCGGCGATGCACCACGGGCCGCAcggccaccaccaccaccatggGCCCGCCGCCTGCCCGCCCCCTCGAGCTCCAGCTGTGCACGTCCAC CACACTTATGTGAACCCGACGCCTCCCGTGAGTTACCCAACCGGTACAGCAGCGCCCCCACCGGCGTACCCAGGAACTGCACCAGGTCAGTGTCCTCGTGAAATAGTCTGA